tagcggttagaaaagcccgttaaaaaacaaaccaaaaaaaaggatatataaccggggcattttgttGCTAAATATGACGAAAATTGAGCCcataattttgataaaactaGGATCAGTTGAATAGATCTGATCATAATTTCTAAGCAGGTACTGACCCAATCTCTGACAAGTGCCTTTCCAGTTGTCATTGAATAGGTctttaaatttattttttgcttttttattgtttttaggcaaatgcattttttatttgggcTAGAGTTCAATAAAGCAATAAacccaaagttgttccttatcATTTTGCGAGCTAGAAAACTGCCAACATATGTTTGGGTATTTCAGTCAAAACTTCAAATGCCATTTTAACCACTTTGTGAAATAATAACTGGGTTGTTCGCTTCCTAGGTGTATGCAGACGGAGGAACATTCAGATATGGTTTTGGTATCTTTTCCATCTTTTGACAATAAATGGTTGAGCAATGTTTACTCACTGTGCATGGCCAAATAAACGAGAACTAGGATTCGTACCTCTTTTTAAATGAAGATTAAAGCCTTGGACATTTTCTACCTGAGCACAGCAATGGCGTTACTGTACCTGTGCATAGACTGCAAGTCTTGCATTGCATGCTTGTGCGAGATAGGTATAAATTTCCGGCACGACCAAATCCATCGCAATAGAGCAAACCGAGCAAACTGCTCCGTGTTCGTCGAGTTCCCATGTCTCATGTCGAGGTGACGTCATTGAATAACAGCTAAACAATCTCGAAGAAGACGAAGCTTGGGAATTCgcttttggttttgaatcatGCGAAAGTTGTGAATACATTAACAACCggtgaaagaaaaatgagtgaaactgCTGACTTGCCTGCCAAGGATTCTGAGGGGTCATTTTTAGACCAAATCCCCTCCAAGACCCCAAATCACGAGAAGGAGGATGAGCAACAAGTAAGACAACGGGAAACCATAATAAAGTATATGCGTCCTTATAATGACCCTACCGTGAAAAGCAGAAAGGTAGTTGAATttggttcattcattgaaacaaaactcTGTCATGTCGGTGGGCGTTTTTAAGCTGCCGTTATTAATTTCAGaagctatcgccatctacTGTTCAAAAGAATGCTTTCCAAAAAGTGCCTCTGTAAAAGTTCCATGTATTTTTAGGTACAAATGTGGCTACTTTGCTGAGCGAGAATATAAATGTGATTCACTAGATTTGAATCACAAGCTAGTTTCCTATTGAAACAGAAAAACTACTGATTGCTTAAAAGTTAACTTACCAAAATGATGATGTTTAAGTACTAAAACAGCACGGGCTGAAAAGCCCAAGAATGATTGCGAAATTTACCGATATGGGCGTATCCACTTCATCGGAAAGCATGCCAACCTTTGCCCTCAAAGCGTGAATAAAGTTAAGTCCTCACCACCAAGACGTAGGAAGTGTTCCGTCCACGAGCCAAGGTTGAAAGGTCCTTACTTATggaattcccgtggtgaacggaagcatggaactcttgacccaagcactaggtaaaaataccttgatagctctcaaaaatggagagcacctagtacatgggcttcaatttcttggacctatcttaaggcctccggttatagcCCTAATCAAGGCATACAATCAATAGTTCGAACTTCCTTTATCAgtgcctcaaacaatcatcaattgactaaggatacaaatcgcaagctacctctactccccacggtcccaaATCAGTCTCGGTTGTGTGGCATATACCTgagccaatcttcaaggccaacaatcctgcaaaatgtggtcactatctaAATGCGTCtctcaaagtcgacctctcctctagagtctaactactgatttcttCTACAATAGTGATGAACTTTATgtacagttgaatacaaatcacttgctacctctactccctacgatgctAGTACGATCTTGGTCGTCTAGGCAATCTAGGCTAcccttcaaggcaaactgtacagttcgatctactttattcattaAAAACATACCgccaatcagctgtcttgctccggtaagaaaggtgggggaattgttgggccaatggaaaaggggacatacgcatatgaaatcaatggcttAATAATTATTGCTCGATGTCTggcgagatggtccaacggaggtgctcggatgacgtccactcgacgggattgaaggtccactaacagagtgacgaagggctgtactcagactcggcacttcccaggtcctcttgctcttctgcacaGCTTCCTGGATTTCCTACTTCCGCacgatgacgatctctgtccttcgaaacagttcccacttcttggcaccacaacaatgccAAAGTCCCAGCACTCAACAATGGCAGGGTTCCTCATCAGAGAggttcaaactctgacttctctcctcgagctccaaattgagacttCTGTCCTCATTGAGGGACGATGGGTAACTCTGTTCTCCTCAAGAACCAAAATGCGACTCCCGGTTCTAACATattcctcattggatctgagagggtTGTGATAGCCGGTTGTGGTAGACcgggatttcctgtttctcctcccttcaaatatgTAACAAACATTCCTCCCCCATGGCtatagctgggctgaccagcccctctggtactggagcttttccttggcgATAGGAACGACGTAGAGATTGACTCTCACCGAATCCTAAAGCTCTTAAAGTatatctatgatcaagggctggaggagctattTGTGATGGATTACGACGTCTTAGCGAGCATTGGGTTGGCATCTGGCCCCCAAACGGACACACGGTGGGCAATACAAGGACTTCGCAGTTTTCACAAGACGTCAACATACATTGTCTCAAAACATTTTAATAAACCCATATCAGGATtatgtactcgattgtgcacggaacaggAAGAGTATCTGAATCGTTGCATTATTCCTCTCTTGCTGATGGTGTAAAGGAAGGGAAATGAGATGGATGGTAGCATGAGACTGAAGCGACAATGTAGATAATGGACCATGTGCATCGCGTGGAAAAAATGACTAACGCGGAACTTGAGCTCCCAATGgaagatcttttttttgaaaataaatgctGGAGCTTTATGAGTTCATGTTGGCTGCTTTTATTCACCCAACCTAGCTGTCCTTTTCATGTCCCTTTACCTCATCTAGACCACAAATCGCAAAGATACGAAAATACACTCTAAGGTGCCTGACCTTTACCGGGAGTCACTATTAGCTGAACTACTTGTTCCTGAAGCATTGCACAACAATAAATGCACCCCCAACTCATCTtggagacctttcaaatcctttaTGGATataattttgagcaattatgacatgtaaatatgAATCAAACAGGGAGTTAGTTGTACACTTTATGCTTAATAGCACGCCAAAaaattgcattattttttACCAACAAAATTGCACCCCGAAAACCATAGTTTCATTGACTACTGGCGACTTATCTTAGACTTATATCAATCTTTATAAGTacaatcaattcaaaagaaaaagatgaccACAAAATGTCGTATTTGCCACTAGTATGTTGTACAATAAATAGCTCCCtgtttattcctattttggTGTCAAGTACTGTAGGTAAATGGGTGTCGTATTCCGTGTGTCACTATACTTAAACAATAAATTGTTGATTAGATTATACCTTGAtgaagtctggcatcttagagcgtattctttAGTTcctacgtttgtttgtctgcaccTAGAAGAGGTAGAGCATGCTCTGCAAAGGTCCACTAGAAAACGCTCGGTGTCTGATTACCTCACCTCCATAATTGGTTTAGTTGTACGTAAAGTTGATTTGAAGAGGTCAATATCAAAAGGGTTTACTATGGACTATGAACTCGGTTACCGAACGTACATTAATAAGGACTAGGTGCATTTAGAGTTGGTGCCTTGTCCATTCcaaaattaaaaacaaatCTATGCTACAAGCGGATTTAACCCGCAACGAAGTTGGAACTAATCAAATGGGACATCTTGTCTTTCAGTTATCCTTGGCTTTTTTCCTAACTATACACACCCTCATGGTAATCGCTGCCTACGTCATGCTACTCGGAAACCTCTACCCAACGACTTCCCTGACCTTCGTATCAATTCTAATTGTATTTACTCACCTGAGTGTGGTGGAAATGCTCCTAAGAGGCCTTAAGAAGCAGGTCTTTTCCCAGATCGCTCCCTGGTTTTGCCTCTCTCTCCTTGACGAGATCGTCATCATTGGGATGGGATCGTCTCATTTGTCACATTCTTTGGAGGAAGTCGACGGAAGCTTTGGCCAATTCATGCGAGAAAAGGGGGCACTCTTTGTCATTGGATTGGTGCTTTTTGGTGAGGTTCTTGTGATACAGTTCATTATCTTATCTTATATTATATAAGATCGGTATATGTTGAGTCATTTGATTcacaagttttcaaaattgaattacaaATTGCACTACAAAGCTAAACACCAATGAATAGTCGAAAAGTCAATCAGGTAAGCTTGAAAGAGAGTTGTTATGCTGCTTTAAAGCTTGTAATGCACAAAGTGTTCTCTCAAAAATTGGTGTTAGTTAGGATTAAAGCAACTGATTTTAGTTACCTGTGGAGAATATAAGAGTAATCAAGACTTGCTTGCAATAACGGTTGAAAGGTGTTTTGCTCTATTTAACAACGGTgagcaattgatttttttgcataatgTAGTGACATGATTCTTCTTTATTTCTAGGCTTACGTGTTGTCACTTGGATTAAAATGCTTCTCAGTTGCATCCACTATAAATACCAGAAGTTATGAGGACCTACAAAGACTTCaacaaaagtcattttgatttGGCATATCCAATTTTTAATGCTGCCTAtttatgaaaagaaaaatgtgatttatttttttacccAAACTTAGATTGGCTTCGTTTCTTATTCAGGTTCAATCATTAGACCGTCTAGCCGTTCCGAATTTTGTTTTCTATCAGAAGGTGAAGGCTGTGAATTGTCTTTTTCCTAAGAGGAAGGCCgaattgcttcaaattgaCTTCCCAAGGTCTGAAAACAATCTGAACGAAGACTTAAAATAAAATCTCGTTCCTTGCCAGTACGGTGCCGTTTGCAACAAGGTGTTTGTTCCTAAtcctttttttgtgatttgtcCAATATATCACGAAAATCACACTTTGATGATTAATACATACAGGGCGTTTCATAATTGCGGTTTCACTAAATCAGAACCCATCAAGTCGCTCATGAGCTGGAGTTGTGTATTTGAGTAGCAACAATTATCAAACGCCTTGTACAAGGTTGTCCGGATATTTCCGGGCAATGCCTGGAGGCATTCACCACGAAATATGTATGTAAAACAATACTAACTGCGGTatcgtattggtagagcatccgtACGTAATCCAATTTGCGAACCCTGATTTTATCCCAGACTAGCCAAATCCAAGTTTCTGCCTTTAACTGTTTAATGCTGACTGTGATAGCGGAGCcggaatatccctcaattgggacacccgtCAACAGATGGCAACCATGGCAAGAAAGCTGCCAGTTGACTctggaacaaacaaaataaacaGTCAAACGGGCATTAATCTTAATTTGTCAATGAGTGCCACATTGTGTTTGCATCCTAGGGTGATAAAGAAATGCATTTCGTACTGCCAATACTCACACACGACAATGTTAAGCGTGCTCTTGGTTGAGATACCGAATTATCACGACTATTTAGGTGAGCATTAGAGGACTTGCCTGTACTGTAAGGTAAAAGGCGAAAATAAGTGAACTATTGCCTTCTGCAAACCTTCCAATCAAGAATGGTTCAATTGATATTGtatttgaaacacatttgaaTGCAAAACAATCTAAACACAGAAAcctcaaaataaagaaaacacCAAAACAGCTTAAACTTCAAAGCAATGGGAAGAAAGGTTGCTAAATTTGGGTTGTTCctttatttgctttttcaattttatcgCCAAAATCTGAATGCCATCAAACCAAGAAATAgttattgataaaaaaagtgaattaGAGAGTTGGTCATTGACGATTGGATAATTAAATACACAGAACCATGTGCTTTCGTTCTCGGTCAAAGACAGGAGCAATGTTTGGAATAGCATTGCATGATTTAAGAACCAATCTGCACGGTTCCATTACTGCTTTTTGATATATGAACGAAATTCAGAACCCAAAAGGCCAATTCAAATCAGAATAACCAATATAAAAGCTGTTTAGGTCATGTTGCTCGAATCTTGCCCCAAAATATCTGGACAACCCTGTCTTTGGGCCTTGAACACAAACGAAGACCGCTGCTTCTTGTTTGACGTCAACGGATTGGCTTCATCCTGGAATGTTATGTGGGGAATTCAAGCCGAAGGACAAAAAGCCCATAGGAAAGCTAGGATGAACTAGTCAACCTACTTACTATTAGCTTTTGAATTTAATCATGGAACCCCTGAGTGGATGTTTGCTCCAACCCAGATGGAAGAAGTGTGCAAATTGCTTCTGCACTGTATTTATGTATTTCGCTCGTCACAAGCAACCTTCACGCCCAGAAAATTTCAACACATTTGTAGTCTAACCTGACTTTTATCATATCATCTTCAATGAGGAGAAAGCCAACTAGTCGAGCAAAGGCAGCCTGATCCCAAGGCTGCAAATAGGGGTAGATTTCCATAAGAAATAGACTCGTGCGCTTTATCTTAGGACTTGAATTCGGAGCGACAAGGCTGTCCTTGACCACGCTTTCGTCCTCATTGTCAACTGTCCTCAAAATACGCAATGCACCGAGCTGAACCCGTGACATCGCATCAATAGATCGTCAAAGCACGAGCAACTGTGAAGACCTCCAGTGTGGCTAGAAGTAATGGTGTGTGCTCGTAGTTGGTGGCTTTTCACATCCTGATTTCCACGTTGAGAGATTGAATCACAGGAGGTGGGAAGGAGATTGCTGTTCCATTGAAAGATGCCTGTGATCGTGAATGGAGATTATGTGGAAACCTCGAATGGCAAAGTGGTGAACACAATTAGTGACGATAGTGACGATGATGGTGGCGAGGAGGGGGAAGAAGAAGTTGAATCAATATCTGCCTCTTTAGTTTTGGAAGTGATTAATAGAAAACCTGATGGAACTACCGATGTCAAAGTAAGGTTAatatttggtttcaaatattgcaCCAAGTCGAATTGCGcgtcaatttcatttcttgtgGGGTTGCAACACTGAAACAAGAGACTCAGAATCAAGCCCTCTAACCAAAAATGACCATGTATGACATGGAATGAGATAGCACACCTTGATTTGTAGCAAAGTCACTTCATGGCGAGGATGCCAATGTTCGTCAAGGAGTAGATGCTATTTTGGCAccaaaataataatgataattcaAAAACAATGGTAGAATAAtgcacaaaataaaaaaattatgcCAAAATAAGAGGCTCACAAATCATATGAGAACAATCGTCAATTTTTtagttgttttcttttgattcaaaGCTTATGTGTCATCTCAAATCTTTTAAGCCACAATACCAGGCCATTCTACTGAGGGGTTGTGGGTCTATTTACCTATTCTGTTTGGGCTGGGGAATCAAGGGCCACATTTGGGGACTTCAGAAAGtgttgttttgatttttaaaagaCAATATAATGAGTCTTCAATTTCTCTCTACCCTCTATACTCGATTTAAGTAACACGATTAAGACATGGTAACGAActtgcagttttttttgtttaatttgGAATTGGCTGAAATGAGTATTgggcttttggacaaaataaaatataaatctttgaaaatgcaaagTCTACCTACACAATTCTATTGCTTTGAATTAGGCAAATGCtcgtttcaaaatcaaaattcataaTAGGTTAATTAGTATCAAAAAGGGAAGCAGAATCATTCAAACTCCAATCCTTAGAATTTGTGTTCCTTTTTCCATCATGCATTTCTATCTAATTCTCCAAAAGATCAAGGAGTTATAAACATTAGCTCCGATGTTTGTTGATAACATTATGACAAAGCTCCATTTTTATTATCTAACATACTATTGTAATAATGAATCAAATTGATGCAAGGCATCGCGATTAATAAATCATTTAAGGACCATTAACCCCTCAAAAATACACCCTGTTTCACCTGAACTGAGACTTGTGTAACGTTATGTTTATGTTATATGTAGGGATTTACTGACAAAAGGCACATGTAGTGAGATAAGAATAGCAGCATGATTCGagtgcaataaaaaaaatcttaaattcatttttcacatATCCCTTTTTGTGTTGGCAACAGCCTCGAAACTTTTCATTGGACATACCACCCTATTTTCTTGTTATGAGGCCCCATCCAAATTCTATGttggaccaaatattttgcaaaacgCCTTGTGAAGCTTTAGGAAGGATATCATTCCCAAGTGCTGGGAAAACCCTGCAAAT
This DNA window, taken from Tigriopus californicus strain San Diego chromosome 9, Tcal_SD_v2.1, whole genome shotgun sequence, encodes the following:
- the LOC131886336 gene encoding uncharacterized protein LOC131886336: MSETADLPAKDSEGSFLDQIPSKTPNHEKEDEQQLSLAFFLTIHTLMVIAAYVMLLGNLYPTTSLTFVSILIVFTHLSVVEMLLRGLKKQVFSQIAPWFCLSLLDEIVIIGMGSSHLSHSLEEVDGSFGQFMREKGALFVIGLVLFGLRVVTWIKMLLSCIHYKYQKL